One segment of Ignisphaera cupida DNA contains the following:
- a CDS encoding type II toxin-antitoxin system VapC family toxin, producing the protein MRAPYENFYVKILSEYKPYTDVLVLDEVIYVSKRKYNIPYKVSIDFLNSLVLPYITILDIGEDDFELAAKILLEYNVKPSDAIHLGVMFNNGINIIVSEDKELDKVQTVKRLWL; encoded by the coding sequence GTGAGAGCACCATACGAGAACTTTTATGTCAAGATTCTAAGTGAGTATAAGCCTTATACTGATGTGCTAGTACTTGATGAAGTCATTTACGTCTCGAAGAGGAAGTACAATATTCCATACAAAGTATCAATTGATTTCCTAAACTCACTTGTTCTTCCCTATATTACTATATTAGACATAGGCGAAGATGATTTTGAGCTTGCTGCAAAAATTCTACTCGAGTACAACGTAAAGCCCTCGGATGCAATACATTTAGGAGTTATGTTCAATAACGGTATTAACATTATTGTGAGTGAAGATAAAGAGCTTGACAAAGTGCAGACTGTTAAGAGACTCTGGCTCTAA
- a CDS encoding AbrB/MazE/SpoVT family DNA-binding domain-containing protein has translation MTLKLRVGKKGYIILPKAVREAVGIDEGDEVIVEIRDGIVLKPAKRKVDVEELWRSFEEHLKRLREIEERREPKPGEAAESFLEDEFE, from the coding sequence GAGTTGGTAAGAAGGGGTATATTATATTGCCGAAGGCTGTTAGGGAGGCGGTTGGTATTGATGAAGGAGATGAGGTAATAGTTGAGATAAGGGATGGGATTGTGCTTAAGCCAGCTAAGAGAAAGGTCGATGTAGAGGAATTGTGGAGGTCTTTTGAGGAGCATTTAAAGAGGCTTAGAGAAATTGAGGAAAGGAGAGAGCCTAAGCCGGGGGAGGCTGCTGAATCATTCCTAGAGGATGAGTTTGAGTAA